In a single window of the Panulirus ornatus isolate Po-2019 chromosome 23, ASM3632096v1, whole genome shotgun sequence genome:
- the LOC139756892 gene encoding ionotropic receptor 21a-like — MLVFTDTWLMLAGAVLGATATLPSLTVRSHYKMQQAASCLAAMAGLERIRQLSCSLTILASPDDFATDLTIHLLHLMVAGQLPYQVQMSPDGGGGAGTAWRSTGCDTYIIVAENLLDFTALLDTDDEAWDWQGRYAMFSRSPVEDLQRLAVMYKLQKTVDVVFIIPDGSESQLAIYAHQLYSNRNLQFLTLWRDGAFVSDVNFFPSKVVNLGGRGVRVVAVNHAPSVFSSADADGRLHNLSGLDVKVVEAVGQALNFQPEFYGPGPDLWGVLLPNGTFTGMVGLVSNDEAEMGIGNVFLTEERARFITFTTPYDFERACFLTPAPRPLPSWMAVSFPFTLHVWILMTASLVLLTVAVRLMSELVVARSPQEIHSTSSAFLIILGQFCNQARPQPTRPPMQVVVGFIMMCGFVVTVFYSSNLTAFMTVKELEQPYTSIRQIVQSGLQVGGYSDFWRAIFRGSANQHVRRLTNKFYRFSDVKQFLRRVFYRKGVLLENMQHLEYLQQTYLTNRAGQSSVRLMLEECINPFGVGVMLKRNSPLKSAIDTTIQRLREGGLVERFFQEVLKKEQSRNLSASFSLAKDSNKTLSDGVQPLTFQHIQGAFLVLGVGLGFALLLLLAEVASACAANEPSTLRQPFKASNAK; from the exons ATGCTTGTGTTTACTGATACTTGGCTCATGCTGGCTGGAGCCGTGCTGGGAGCAACAGCTACACTGCCATCGCTGACTGTCCGCTCTCACTATAAGATGCAG CAAGCGGCGTCGTGCCTGGCGGCAATGGCGGGGCTGGAGCGTATTAGACAGCTAAGCTGCTCCCTCACTATCCTGGCCAGCCCTGACGACTTTGCTACCGACCTCACAATTCACCTTCTCCACCTCATGGTTGCTGGCCAGCTGCCCTACCAG GTGCAGatgtctcctgacggaggaggcggCGCAGGTACGGCATGGCGCAGCACCGGCTGCGACACGTACATAATCGTCGCTGAG AATCTGCTGGACTTTACGGCTCTTCTGGACACGGACGACGAGGCCTGGGATTGGCAGGGGCGGTACGCCATGTTTTCCCGCTCACCCGTCGAGGACTTACAGCGCCTGGCAGTCATGTATAAGCTTCAAAAAACTGTAGACGTTGTCTTTATCAT CCCTGATGGAAGTGAGAGCCAGTTAGCCATATACGCCCACCAGCTGTACAGCAACAGGAACTTGCAGTTTCTAACACTGTGGAGAGACGGCGCATTTGTCTCCGATGTAAACTTTTTCCCAAGCAAG GTGGTAAACCTGGGCGGGCGTGGAGTGCGGGTGGTGGCCGTCAACCACGCCCCCTCCGTATTCTCCAGTGCCGACGCTGATGGTCGCCTCCACAACCTCTCCGGTCTGGACGTCAAG GTGGTGGAAGCGGTGGGTCAGGCACTCAACTTCCAGCCAGAGTTTTATGGGCCAGGGCCAGACCTGTGGGGTGTCCTCCTGCCAAACGGCACCTTCACCGGTATGGTAG GGCTGGTGAGTAATGACGAAGCGGAGATGGGTATCGGTAACGTGTTTCTGACGGAGGAGCGGGCGCgtttcatcaccttcaccacgccCTACGACTTCGAGCGGGCCTGCTTCCTCACACCAGCGCCCCGGCCGCTCCCCTCCTGGATGGCCGTGTCCTTTCCCTTCACCCTTCACGTCTGGATCCTAATGACGG cAAGCTTGGTGTTGCTGACGGTGGCGGTGCGGTTAATGAGCGAACTGGTCGTGGCTCGGAGTCCACAGGAGATACACTCAACTTCGTCAGCATTCCTCATCATCCTGGGTCAGTTCTGTAACCAGGCCAGACCTCAGCCTACACGCCCGCCGATGCAG gtggtggtggggttcatCATGATGTGTGGGTTCGTGGTGACGGTGTTCTATTCGAGCAACCTGACAGCGTTCATGACAGTCAAGGAGCTGGAGCAGCCCTACACTTCCATCCGCCAAATCGTCCAG AGCGGGCTGCAGGTGGGAGGCTACAGCGATTTCTGGCGCGCAATCTTCCGAGGCTCGGCCAACCAGCACGTCCGACGCCTCACCAATAAATTTTATCGCTTCAGTGACGTCAAGCAGTTTCTCCG ACGGGTCTTCTACCGTAAGGGGGTGTTGCTTGAAAACATGCAGCACCTAGAGTACCTTCAACAAACCTATCTCACCAACCGTGCGGGCCAGTCCTCCGTCAGGCTTATGCTGGAGGAGTGCATCAACCCCTTCGGCGTTGGCGTAATGCTGAAGAGGAATTCCCCCCTCAAGTCCGCCATCGACACG ACAATCCAGAGGTTGCGTGAGGGCGGGCTGGTGGAAAGGTTCTTCCAGGAAGTACTGAAGAAGGAGCAAAGTCGCAACCTTAGTGCCAGCTTCAGCCTAGCCAAAGACTCAAACAAAACACTATCTGACGGCGTCCAACCCCTCACCTTCCAGCATATACAG GGAGCATTCCtggtgttgggtgtgggcctAGGATTCGCACTATTACTGCTGCTGGCGGAGGTAGCTTCAGCTTGCGCCGCAAATGAGCCTTCAACCCTGAGACAACCATTCAAGGCAAGTAACGCTAAATAA